Proteins encoded in a region of the Prochlorococcus marinus CUG1416 genome:
- a CDS encoding cryptochrome/photolyase family protein, protein MNKPRILFWHRKDLRIFDNQALIKAFSLSNAITSTYIFDKNYSHDFNASSRAWFLGNSLQELGNNWKKMGSRLVIEEGDPVLIIPQLAKRIDAKFVFWNRSIEPYEINRDLQIKKNLKEQNIQVIETWDHLLIEPLKIFSGNNKPYSVYGPFYKNLKSKMNLLGSYDQDKVIFQFKDIDNKLKENKTINSSDSVLEKFIKNIKFSGSKICPCRPGEKAAETLLENFINENKIYSYNSSRDLPSNNGTSFLSASLRFGTISIRKVWNATLNLNSDFANQENYLSIETWQKELVWREFYQHCLFHFPELEKGPYRKKWDHFPWQNNNEWFQHWSNGETGVPIVDAAMRQLNSTGWMHNRCRMIVASFLVKDLMCNWQMGEKKFMETLVDGDIAANNGGWQWSASSGMDPKPLRIFNPYTQARKFDPICEYIKYWIPELFKVSNSELLNGEISNLEKNNYSSPIVNHNIQQRLFKSLYAEI, encoded by the coding sequence ATGAATAAACCTAGAATACTTTTTTGGCATAGAAAGGATTTAAGAATATTTGATAATCAAGCTTTAATCAAAGCATTTTCATTATCAAATGCTATTACTTCAACTTATATATTTGATAAAAATTACTCACACGATTTCAATGCAAGTTCAAGAGCTTGGTTTCTAGGAAATTCGCTTCAAGAATTGGGAAATAATTGGAAAAAAATGGGTAGTAGATTAGTTATAGAAGAAGGGGATCCGGTATTAATAATTCCACAATTAGCAAAGAGAATAGATGCTAAATTTGTTTTTTGGAATAGATCAATTGAACCTTATGAAATTAATCGCGATTTACAAATAAAAAAAAATTTAAAAGAACAAAATATTCAAGTTATTGAAACTTGGGATCACTTATTAATAGAACCTTTAAAAATATTTTCAGGAAATAATAAACCTTATTCAGTTTATGGACCTTTTTATAAAAACCTTAAATCAAAAATGAATTTATTAGGTTCATATGACCAAGATAAAGTTATTTTCCAGTTTAAAGATATAGATAATAAACTCAAAGAAAATAAGACAATAAATTCATCTGATTCGGTTTTAGAGAAATTTATCAAAAATATTAAATTTTCTGGATCCAAGATCTGTCCGTGTAGACCTGGCGAAAAGGCTGCAGAAACATTATTAGAAAACTTCATTAACGAAAACAAAATATATTCTTATAATTCTTCAAGAGACTTACCTTCAAATAATGGGACATCATTTCTAAGTGCATCTCTCAGATTCGGCACCATCAGCATTAGAAAAGTTTGGAACGCCACATTAAATTTAAATTCAGATTTTGCTAATCAAGAAAATTATCTATCAATTGAAACTTGGCAAAAAGAACTTGTTTGGCGTGAATTTTATCAACATTGCTTATTCCATTTCCCAGAGCTAGAGAAAGGTCCATATAGAAAAAAGTGGGATCACTTTCCATGGCAAAACAATAATGAATGGTTTCAACATTGGAGCAACGGAGAGACCGGAGTACCTATAGTTGATGCTGCAATGCGTCAACTAAATAGTACTGGCTGGATGCATAACAGATGTCGCATGATAGTCGCTTCATTTCTGGTAAAAGATCTTATGTGCAATTGGCAAATGGGCGAGAAAAAATTTATGGAGACTTTGGTTGATGGAGACATAGCTGCAAATAATGGGGGATGGCAGTGGAGCGCCAGTAGCGGTATGGATCCAAAACCACTTAGAATTTTTAATCCATATACCCAAGCAAGAAAATTTGATCCTATTTGCGAATATATAAAATATTGGATTCCTGAATTATTTAAAGTTTCAAATTCAGAATTATTAAATGGGGAGATATCTAATTTAGAAAAAAATAATTATTCAAGCCCTATTGTCAATCACAACATACAACAAAGATTATTTAAATCACTTTATGCTGAAATTTGA
- a CDS encoding NUDIX hydrolase: MGNKNLIKRSIFKEKISELKSKKFSFEINRIELPNGHEGEYGYIKHPGAALAVPITKDNKVIILRQYRFAVSRYLLEFPAGTLEIGETPINSIQREIQEETGFSANKWDELGTLVPAPGYADEEIYLFLARDLNKLNSEVKGDLDEDIEVLILDPDELDNLISSGDEILDAKTVTAWFRAKQFLDK, encoded by the coding sequence ATGGGCAACAAAAACCTTATAAAAAGATCCATATTTAAAGAAAAAATATCTGAGTTAAAGTCAAAAAAATTTAGTTTCGAAATAAATAGAATTGAGCTTCCAAATGGACATGAAGGTGAATATGGATACATTAAGCATCCTGGGGCAGCATTAGCCGTACCTATTACAAAAGACAATAAGGTTATCATTCTTCGACAATATAGATTTGCTGTTTCAAGGTATTTATTAGAATTTCCAGCAGGTACATTAGAAATAGGTGAAACACCTATTAATTCAATTCAAAGAGAAATACAAGAAGAGACTGGATTCAGTGCAAACAAATGGGACGAACTAGGAACTCTTGTCCCTGCTCCTGGTTATGCAGATGAAGAAATTTATTTATTTTTAGCTCGTGATTTAAACAAACTCAATTCCGAGGTTAAAGGAGATTTAGATGAAGATATAGAAGTATTAATTTTAGATCCCGACGAACTAGATAATCTTATTTCTAGTGGGGATGAAATTCTTGACGCAAAAACCGTGACGGCTTGGTTTAGAGCTAAACAATTTTTAGATAAATAA
- a CDS encoding TM0106 family RecB-like putative nuclease yields MNTIYLKSFIRCKRKAWLDFKGNKSYEVWSPHKAIDKINQYQIFSELCNGEIYTGLKACERGSQGVIGLKIKGNLFQNFNAEIHPQLLVKTKGTSKWGSYKYLPAVYRLGHKTTKEHLFDLTFSSIILGTYQESKIEKGLIISSFGNKINVEEVYLNKKLIKKVLNVLLSLHESLEGFIPEITQDRKKCTICSWQNFCDKEAKENGYLTDIDGIGSKTATLLKTNGISNTQKLASYNEKELRDKLSIFNEQKYEKASKFIKQAQSYIYGEPYYISKNNDPCDLLKKTASGFYVFDIESNPDYKHDFLYGFLKVTNILQRKEELIYEPILNLKNNKEESYRQIIKMLFSHNEWPVLHYGETEKIAIINIAKNLNFSFEEIDSLTSRFIDLHTLIRKSWILPLKNYGLKTVSNWLGFEWVQKNVSGSKALYWWIQYQITENEIFLKKILQYNKDDCLATLKIAEYLIKNQLKKN; encoded by the coding sequence TTGAATACTATTTATTTAAAAAGTTTTATAAGATGCAAAAGAAAAGCATGGCTAGATTTTAAGGGTAATAAATCTTATGAAGTTTGGTCTCCGCATAAAGCCATAGATAAAATTAACCAGTATCAAATTTTCTCTGAATTATGTAATGGTGAAATATATACAGGATTAAAAGCCTGCGAAAGGGGTTCTCAGGGTGTAATTGGATTAAAAATCAAAGGAAATCTCTTCCAAAATTTTAACGCCGAAATACATCCCCAATTACTTGTAAAGACTAAAGGTACAAGTAAATGGGGATCATATAAATATTTACCTGCTGTTTATAGATTAGGTCACAAAACCACTAAAGAACATTTATTCGACTTAACTTTTAGTTCTATTATATTAGGAACTTATCAAGAATCTAAAATTGAAAAAGGATTAATAATTTCAAGTTTTGGTAATAAAATAAATGTTGAAGAAGTTTATTTGAATAAAAAATTAATAAAAAAAGTTTTAAATGTTTTATTAAGTTTGCATGAATCCTTGGAGGGATTTATTCCAGAAATAACTCAAGATAGAAAAAAATGTACTATTTGTTCATGGCAAAATTTCTGTGACAAAGAAGCAAAAGAAAATGGATATCTAACAGATATAGATGGAATAGGATCTAAAACGGCCACATTACTCAAAACAAATGGGATATCTAATACTCAAAAATTAGCATCATATAACGAAAAAGAACTTAGAGATAAATTATCAATTTTTAACGAACAAAAGTATGAAAAAGCCTCCAAATTCATAAAGCAAGCACAATCATATATTTATGGAGAACCATATTATATTTCTAAAAATAATGATCCCTGCGATCTTTTAAAAAAAACAGCTTCAGGATTTTATGTCTTTGATATTGAGTCAAATCCAGACTATAAGCATGACTTTTTATATGGATTTTTAAAAGTAACTAATATATTACAGAGAAAAGAAGAACTTATTTATGAGCCTATTTTAAATCTCAAAAACAATAAAGAAGAATCTTACAGGCAAATTATTAAAATGCTTTTTTCACACAATGAATGGCCAGTCTTACATTATGGAGAGACTGAAAAAATAGCAATAATTAATATTGCTAAAAACCTAAATTTTAGTTTTGAAGAAATTGATTCACTGACCTCAAGATTTATAGACTTACATACCTTAATACGAAAGTCTTGGATATTACCGCTAAAAAACTATGGCTTAAAAACCGTTTCTAATTGGCTGGGATTTGAATGGGTGCAGAAAAATGTAAGTGGCTCGAAAGCCCTTTATTGGTGGATTCAATATCAAATTACAGAAAACGAAATATTTTTAAAAAAAATTCTCCAATATAACAAAGATGATTGTTTGGCTACTTTAAAAATTGCAGAATATTTAATCAAAAATCAATTAAAGAAAAATTGA
- a CDS encoding carotenoid oxygenase family protein, translating into MTNLQDKKIDKFKIFNKEDWSSAYQNVEKELTKELLKISKGNNIKNLNGTLLRNGPGILERGGKWVHHPFDGDGMITSIKFENGQPFLTNRFVKTKGYLEEEKINKFIYRGVFGTQKNGGILNNALDLKFKNIANTHVIKLGDEILALWEAAGPHAMDPDSLDTIGLTTLKGVLKPNEAFSAHPKTDLNSNASSELLVTFGVQTGPKSTIRLMEFNNAGKNSGELIFDRNDTFNGFAFLHDFAITTNWAIFLQNAIDFNPLPFVMGQRGAAQCLKSNPNKKAKFFIIPRESGLFRGQPPLTIDAPEGFVFHHVNAFEKDSQIVLDSIFYDDFPSVGPDENFRDIDFDKYPEGKLKRSIIDLKKKTSKLETLSEQCCEFAVVNPKNLGLKATFSWMASTSQKLGNAPLQAIKKINLTSKEEIFWSAGTSGFVSEPIMVPSENSSKEDEGFLFILLWNGERRGSDLVILDAKDLKELAVYELPISIPHGLHGSWVN; encoded by the coding sequence GTGACAAATTTACAAGATAAAAAAATTGATAAATTTAAAATTTTTAATAAAGAAGATTGGTCAAGTGCGTATCAAAATGTAGAAAAGGAGCTAACCAAGGAGCTTCTAAAAATTAGCAAAGGTAATAATATTAAAAATTTAAATGGAACATTATTAAGAAATGGACCAGGAATATTAGAGAGAGGTGGAAAATGGGTTCATCATCCATTTGATGGTGATGGAATGATAACATCTATAAAATTCGAAAATGGTCAGCCATTCTTAACAAATAGATTTGTTAAAACTAAAGGCTATTTGGAAGAAGAAAAAATAAATAAATTTATTTATAGAGGTGTTTTTGGGACACAAAAAAATGGAGGAATTTTAAATAATGCATTAGATCTAAAATTCAAGAATATCGCTAATACCCATGTCATTAAATTAGGAGATGAAATTCTCGCATTATGGGAAGCAGCCGGTCCACATGCAATGGATCCTGATAGTCTTGACACTATTGGTTTAACAACATTAAAAGGGGTACTCAAGCCTAACGAAGCATTCAGTGCCCATCCCAAAACAGACCTAAACTCAAATGCATCTTCAGAACTTTTAGTCACTTTCGGAGTACAAACAGGGCCAAAAAGTACCATTAGATTAATGGAATTTAATAATGCTGGTAAAAATTCTGGAGAGCTCATTTTCGACAGAAACGATACCTTTAATGGCTTTGCATTCCTTCATGATTTTGCAATTACAACTAATTGGGCAATATTTTTACAGAATGCTATTGATTTCAATCCTCTTCCATTTGTAATGGGTCAAAGAGGAGCAGCACAATGTCTAAAGTCAAACCCAAATAAAAAGGCAAAGTTTTTTATCATCCCCAGAGAAAGTGGATTATTTAGAGGTCAGCCACCGTTAACAATAGATGCTCCAGAAGGATTCGTTTTTCATCATGTAAATGCATTTGAAAAAGATTCCCAAATCGTATTAGATAGTATTTTTTATGATGATTTCCCATCAGTTGGTCCAGATGAGAATTTTAGGGATATTGACTTTGATAAATATCCAGAAGGAAAACTGAAAAGATCAATTATCGATCTAAAGAAAAAAACTAGTAAACTTGAAACTTTAAGTGAACAATGTTGTGAATTTGCTGTTGTTAATCCTAAAAACTTAGGATTAAAAGCAACTTTTAGTTGGATGGCAAGCACATCTCAAAAGCTGGGGAACGCTCCACTTCAAGCAATAAAAAAAATAAATTTAACTTCTAAGGAAGAGATTTTTTGGTCAGCAGGTACAAGTGGATTCGTAAGTGAACCAATTATGGTTCCATCAGAAAACTCTTCAAAAGAAGATGAGGGATTTTTATTTATACTTCTATGGAACGGAGAAAGAAGAGGAAGCGATTTAGTGATATTAGACGCAAAAGACTTAAAAGAATTAGCTGTTTATGAATTACCTATTTCAATTCCCCATGGCCTTCATGGATCTTGGGTTAATTGA
- the rdgB gene encoding RdgB/HAM1 family non-canonical purine NTP pyrophosphatase translates to MKNLYLASKNKGKIAEYKKLLAGVNCKLLLQPESLEVEEDGLTFRDNAIKKASEVSRKTNNVSIADDSGICIEALDGKPGIYSSRYAENDQKRIERVLKELDGVQDRSAFFIANICVCSPNGEVIIESEAKCYGKIIFNPRGKSGFGYDPIFEESSTGLTFAEMNNDIKDSCSHRGKALKKIIPDLIEIFS, encoded by the coding sequence ATGAAAAATTTATATTTGGCGAGTAAGAATAAAGGTAAAATTGCAGAATATAAGAAATTGCTGGCTGGAGTTAATTGTAAATTATTACTTCAGCCAGAATCATTAGAAGTAGAAGAGGATGGACTTACATTTAGAGATAATGCAATTAAAAAAGCGAGTGAAGTTTCGAGAAAAACAAATAATGTCTCAATAGCAGATGATTCTGGAATTTGTATTGAAGCATTAGATGGGAAACCAGGTATTTATTCATCAAGATATGCAGAAAATGATCAGAAGAGGATTGAACGAGTTTTAAAAGAACTTGATGGAGTTCAAGATAGAAGTGCTTTCTTTATTGCTAATATTTGTGTTTGTTCCCCAAATGGTGAAGTGATTATAGAATCTGAAGCTAAATGTTATGGCAAAATTATTTTTAATCCTAGAGGAAAAAGTGGTTTTGGGTATGACCCAATTTTTGAGGAGAGTTCTACCGGATTAACTTTCGCAGAAATGAATAATGATATTAAAGACTCTTGTAGTCATAGAGGTAAAGCATTAAAAAAAATTATTCCAGATTTAATTGAAATTTTCTCTTAA
- the hisB gene encoding imidazoleglycerol-phosphate dehydratase HisB, with the protein MSSLRQSEIKRKTNETDISVFINLDGNGISEIETGIPFLDHMLHQISSHGLFDLKIKAIGDTHIDDHHTNEDVGIALGKAFSKALGERKGINRFGHFFAPLDEALVQVTLDCSGRPHLSYDLQLKAPRIGNYDTELVKEFFIAFVNNSGITLHINQIRGSNSHHIVEACFKAFSRAMRMSTEIDLRRSDSIPSSKGMLENQ; encoded by the coding sequence ATGTCATCTCTAAGGCAATCTGAAATAAAAAGAAAAACGAATGAAACAGATATTTCTGTATTTATAAACTTAGATGGGAATGGGATTTCCGAGATTGAAACCGGTATACCATTCTTAGATCATATGCTTCATCAAATATCCAGTCATGGTTTATTCGATTTAAAAATAAAAGCAATTGGAGATACCCATATTGATGATCATCATACAAATGAAGATGTAGGAATAGCATTAGGCAAAGCATTTTCAAAAGCTTTGGGAGAAAGAAAAGGAATCAATAGATTTGGACATTTCTTTGCCCCATTAGATGAAGCATTAGTTCAAGTGACTTTAGACTGTTCCGGCAGACCACATCTATCTTATGATCTTCAATTAAAAGCTCCTAGAATTGGCAATTATGATACTGAACTAGTAAAAGAGTTTTTTATTGCCTTTGTAAATAACAGTGGTATTACTCTGCATATTAATCAAATAAGAGGTAGCAATTCACATCACATAGTTGAGGCTTGCTTTAAAGCTTTTTCACGAGCAATGAGAATGTCTACCGAAATAGATCTAAGAAGATCTGATTCAATTCCAAGCAGTAAAGGAATGTTAGAAAATCAATAA
- a CDS encoding phosphoglucomutase/phosphomannomutase family protein, giving the protein MPGDTLDKIKFGTDGWRGIIGFDFNLSNLSGVVVAACQELNYQYFKEVNSKKILIGYDRRFMASEFAKQIVPFVRGCGFDPILSNSFVTTPSCSFYAKEMGCLGALVITASHNPYNWLGLKIKSFNGCSVDESFTSEIEKRLMLGNSIDKIEGSYELADIKKFHLDRIKSLFDIDFISNRLKKMKLRIFVDSMHGSAANCMADIFASNDSEVISEIRKDADPFFGGKPPEPLLNYVDDLNQVLVQNSKNELKTLGIIFDGDGDRIAVIDEKGRYSSTQDLLPYFIHYLGEIKNNSYPVLKTVSGSDIIKNIAESQNRDVFELPVGFKYIAEKMIKEKIFIGGEESGGVGFGDFMPERDALYAAMVLLNGIAEKSQYLFETLDEIQKDFGPSFYKRIDIKFPNQSEKNSVEEFIIHNIPESVNNHKFKSISKIDGIKLRISKNFWILFRFSGTEPLLRMYCEAPKESYLIEVLEWGQEFINLARK; this is encoded by the coding sequence TTGCCAGGTGACACATTAGATAAAATAAAATTTGGAACTGATGGGTGGAGAGGAATAATTGGATTTGATTTTAATCTGTCCAATCTTTCAGGAGTTGTTGTAGCTGCATGCCAAGAGTTGAATTATCAATACTTTAAAGAAGTTAATTCAAAGAAAATTTTAATTGGATATGATCGTAGATTTATGGCAAGTGAATTTGCGAAGCAAATAGTTCCTTTTGTAAGAGGTTGTGGTTTTGATCCGATCTTATCTAATAGCTTTGTTACAACACCCTCTTGTAGTTTCTATGCTAAAGAAATGGGTTGTTTAGGAGCATTAGTAATTACAGCGAGTCATAATCCATATAATTGGCTTGGTCTTAAAATAAAGAGCTTTAATGGATGTTCTGTTGACGAATCTTTTACAAGTGAAATTGAAAAAAGATTAATGCTCGGTAATTCAATTGACAAAATAGAGGGTTCATATGAGCTAGCAGATATTAAAAAGTTTCATTTGGATAGAATTAAATCCCTTTTTGATATTGACTTTATTTCCAATAGATTGAAAAAAATGAAATTAAGAATTTTTGTAGATTCTATGCACGGTTCAGCTGCAAATTGTATGGCTGATATTTTTGCCTCTAATGATTCAGAAGTTATTTCAGAAATCAGAAAAGATGCTGATCCTTTCTTTGGCGGCAAACCTCCTGAACCTCTTTTAAATTATGTAGATGATTTAAATCAAGTACTAGTCCAAAATTCAAAAAATGAATTGAAAACTCTAGGAATTATATTTGATGGAGATGGTGACAGAATTGCTGTAATTGATGAAAAAGGAAGATACTCTAGTACGCAAGATTTACTGCCATACTTTATTCACTATTTGGGCGAAATTAAAAATAATTCTTATCCAGTTTTAAAGACTGTTAGTGGTTCAGATATTATTAAAAATATAGCTGAGAGTCAAAATAGAGATGTTTTTGAACTTCCAGTTGGCTTTAAATATATTGCTGAAAAAATGATCAAAGAGAAAATATTTATTGGAGGGGAGGAATCTGGGGGGGTTGGTTTTGGTGACTTTATGCCTGAAAGAGATGCTCTCTATGCGGCAATGGTTTTATTAAATGGAATTGCTGAAAAATCTCAATATTTATTCGAAACCTTAGATGAAATACAAAAAGATTTTGGGCCAAGTTTCTATAAAAGAATTGATATTAAATTTCCAAATCAGTCAGAAAAAAATTCTGTAGAAGAATTTATAATACATAATATTCCTGAGAGTGTTAATAATCACAAGTTCAAAAGTATCTCAAAGATCGATGGAATAAAGTTGAGAATTAGTAAAAATTTTTGGATTCTTTTTAGGTTTTCAGGAACCGAACCTCTTTTAAGGATGTATTGTGAAGCTCCAAAAGAATCTTATCTAATTGAGGTATTAGAGTGGGGTCAAGAATTTATAAATTTGGCACGCAAATAA
- a CDS encoding DegT/DnrJ/EryC1/StrS family aminotransferase — MHIPPFTLNRQYHEIGSEIESEVSKVLKGGQYIGGQEISKFEESFSNLIGVENTIGCNSGTDALVLALRALDIGVGDEVITSSFSFFATAEAISAVGANPILVDIDPETYLINTELIEQEINSNTKAIMPVHLFGNAVNMTLIKSLADKYDLKVIEDCAQATCTMWENSKVGSIGDIGCFSFFPTKNLGAAGDGGAVTTSDQKIAKKIRELAIHGSPIRYHHTQIGYNSRLDTIQAAILNIKIKYISQWINNRQKIANNYLNLLEKNSFISFPKISSDSISHSWNQFVIKLRNDKYFLNEDFTNLFDTDCKKYYSLRNLVKQQLLEKGINSIIYYPIPIHAQIAYKNKNFSRTKLINTERICTEVLSLPMFPEISYEEQVYVAENLNKVLKNCIEEIQISA; from the coding sequence ATGCATATACCTCCATTTACTTTAAATAGGCAGTACCACGAAATTGGCTCTGAAATTGAGAGTGAGGTTTCTAAAGTTTTAAAAGGAGGCCAGTATATTGGAGGTCAAGAGATTTCGAAATTTGAGGAGAGTTTTTCTAATCTGATTGGTGTTGAAAATACTATTGGATGTAATAGTGGAACTGATGCTTTAGTGTTAGCTTTGCGCGCATTAGATATTGGTGTGGGTGACGAAGTTATTACCTCATCATTTAGCTTTTTTGCGACTGCAGAGGCTATTAGTGCAGTTGGTGCTAATCCTATTTTGGTAGATATAGATCCTGAAACTTATCTCATTAATACTGAACTAATAGAACAAGAAATAAATTCTAATACCAAGGCAATTATGCCAGTTCATCTATTTGGCAATGCAGTGAATATGACTTTAATAAAATCATTGGCGGACAAATATGATTTAAAAGTAATCGAAGATTGTGCTCAGGCGACATGCACAATGTGGGAAAATTCCAAAGTTGGTAGTATCGGTGATATAGGTTGTTTTAGTTTTTTCCCTACTAAAAATTTAGGAGCTGCTGGAGATGGTGGAGCAGTAACAACTTCAGATCAGAAGATTGCCAAAAAAATTAGAGAACTGGCTATTCATGGCAGCCCAATAAGATATCACCATACTCAAATTGGATATAACAGCAGACTTGATACCATTCAAGCCGCCATATTAAATATCAAAATTAAATATATTTCTCAGTGGATTAATAATCGCCAAAAGATCGCAAATAATTATCTTAATTTATTAGAAAAAAATTCATTTATTAGTTTTCCAAAAATTAGCTCTGATTCAATTTCCCATTCTTGGAACCAATTCGTCATCAAATTAAGAAACGATAAATATTTTTTAAATGAAGATTTTACAAATTTATTTGATACTGATTGCAAAAAATACTATTCCTTAAGGAATTTGGTGAAACAACAACTTCTTGAAAAAGGTATTAATTCAATTATTTATTATCCAATTCCAATACACGCACAAATAGCTTACAAAAATAAAAATTTTTCTAGAACAAAACTCATAAATACAGAGAGAATTTGTACAGAAGTTCTTAGTCTTCCAATGTTTCCTGAAATTTCTTATGAAGAGCAAGTTTATGTAGCAGAAAATTTAAATAAAGTTTTAAAGAATTGTATAGAGGAAATTCAAATTTCAGCATAA
- the fabI gene encoding enoyl-ACP reductase FabI codes for MLLNLTGKKILVTGIANNRSIAWGIAQQLSKAGAELGITYLPDDKGRFESKVRELTEPLNPSLFLPLDVQNPAQIEEIFKNIKDNWGQIDGLVHCLAFAGRDELIGDYSDTTSEGFDRALNISAYSLAPLCKAAKPLFSDGAGVVSLTYLGSERAIPNYNVMGVAKAALEASVRYLSAELGPEKQVRVNAISAGPIRTLASSAIGGILDMIHNVEEKAPLRRTVTQTEVGNTAAFLLSDLSSGISGQTIYVDAGYCINGM; via the coding sequence ATGCTTCTAAATCTAACTGGCAAAAAAATTCTTGTTACGGGAATTGCCAACAATCGTTCAATAGCATGGGGTATCGCTCAACAACTTTCAAAAGCTGGCGCAGAACTTGGAATCACATATTTGCCTGATGATAAGGGAAGATTCGAATCTAAAGTTAGAGAACTAACTGAACCTTTAAACCCATCGTTATTTTTGCCTCTTGATGTTCAAAATCCAGCTCAAATTGAAGAAATCTTTAAAAACATAAAAGACAATTGGGGGCAAATTGACGGATTAGTTCACTGCTTAGCATTTGCAGGACGTGATGAATTGATTGGAGATTATAGTGATACAACTTCAGAGGGTTTTGATAGGGCTCTTAATATAAGTGCGTATTCGTTAGCACCTTTATGTAAAGCAGCAAAACCACTTTTTAGTGATGGTGCTGGAGTTGTCTCGTTAACTTATTTAGGATCAGAAAGGGCGATTCCTAACTATAACGTGATGGGAGTTGCTAAAGCAGCTCTAGAAGCTTCAGTAAGATATCTTTCTGCAGAACTTGGGCCCGAAAAACAAGTCAGAGTTAATGCAATCAGTGCTGGACCTATAAGGACACTTGCTAGTTCTGCTATAGGTGGCATTTTAGATATGATTCACAATGTTGAAGAAAAGGCTCCTTTACGCAGAACAGTCACTCAAACGGAAGTAGGTAATACTGCTGCTTTTTTATTAAGTGATCTCTCTAGCGGCATTTCAGGCCAAACAATTTATGTTGATGCGGGTTACTGCATTAATGGAATGTAA
- a CDS encoding thioredoxin family protein, producing the protein MVRTNSMVLELGFQLPDFQMLNANSPNNQYFNFHNLDNRHLLLMFICAHCPFVKYIENQIFTLSKEIENTVQTVAISSNDIVTHPSDSPKNLRLQAQSQGWSFPYLYDENQNFAKELKAACTPDFYLFSNEGDGDFLLFYHGQLDDSRPGNNIPLSGKDLRSAVRDLNQDNSYPSNQMPSLGCNIKWTPGKEPSWFK; encoded by the coding sequence ATGGTCAGAACAAATTCTATGGTTTTGGAATTAGGTTTTCAATTACCTGATTTCCAAATGTTAAATGCTAATTCTCCAAATAATCAATATTTTAATTTTCATAATTTAGATAATCGGCATTTACTTTTAATGTTTATTTGTGCCCATTGCCCATTTGTTAAATATATTGAAAATCAAATTTTTACCTTGAGTAAAGAAATTGAAAATACAGTTCAAACGGTTGCAATTTCTAGTAATGATATTGTCACTCATCCTTCAGATTCTCCTAAAAATTTGAGATTACAAGCACAATCACAGGGATGGAGTTTTCCATATCTATATGATGAAAATCAAAATTTTGCTAAGGAATTAAAAGCGGCTTGCACCCCAGATTTTTATCTTTTTTCAAATGAAGGAGATGGTGATTTTTTATTGTTTTATCATGGCCAATTAGACGATAGTAGACCAGGTAATAATATCCCTCTCTCTGGAAAAGATTTGCGCTCTGCTGTAAGAGATTTGAATCAAGATAATTCTTATCCTTCAAATCAGATGCCCTCTTTAGGTTGCAATATTAAATGGACTCCTGGTAAAGAACCGAGTTGGTTTAAATGA